The Streptomyces sp. 11x1 genomic sequence CACCCCGTCCACTGCCTCCTTCACCGTCGCCCCGGTCATCACCGGCGCCCGCTCCGGTGCGGGCAGGACGGCGAACGACGGCTCCCCGACCGCGGAGTGGAGGCGTATCTCGTCCGCGTGGGCGTCGAAGACCACACCGCCGTCGGCCGACAGGACCAGCCGCTCGGCACCCCAGGCGGGCCCCCGGTAGGCGGTGCGGGCCGTCGCCGCGTCCAGGACCAGCAGGCCGACCCGGCGGCCGTCGGCGGTGTCGACCTCCACCAGCGCGTCCGTGCCGGGGCGCAGCCCCGTCACCAGGGCCCGGTCGCCCGCGGTCGTGACCTCGGCGCCCGGCGGCGCGGACACGGTCGTCACGGTGCGCAGGTCCAGGGCGAGTTCGGGGGCGATGCCGTCGGTCGCGGCCAGGACCAGGATCGTACGGCCACGGCCGTCGTCGACCGTGCAGACGGGTTGCGCGGTGGCCCAGTCGAGCCGCAGCCCAGCCACCTCCAGCCGCAACGGCCAGCAGAAATAGGCCCCTTGGGGGATGGTGACGGGTGCGCTCGGCAGCGACAGCACCTCACCGTCCCCGGGGAACTCCACCTCGAAGGACGTGTCCGGGTGGTCCGGCAGCGGCTCGTGCGGCTGGTGGTTGTTGACGAAGAGGAAGCCGGAGCGGTCGTCGGCGCGGACCGCCCAGCGCAGTGTCCCCCGGTCGTCCTGGCCCACGGGGAGCGACTCGGGCAGGACGGACTCCATGGGGGCGATCAGCGCGCCGAAGTCCGCCAGCATCAGGTGCTGGAGGCGGAGTTCGTCGTAGGAGGGGCGGTACTGGCCGTACTCGCCGAGGGGGGCCTGGAAGTCGTAGCTGAGGCGGGGGAGGTCGTTGGGGTAGCCGGTGGCGTGGGATTCCTGAAGGGGGGTGAGGTCGCCCGGCGGGTTGGTGCCGCCGTGGAACATGTAGTAGCCCTGCCAGACCGAGCCGCAGCCGATCTTGGTGAGGCCGAGGGCGCCGACGTCGGCGGCCTCGACACGCGGACGACGGTGGTACGCCACCGCCATGCCGCCGCCCAACTCGCAGGTGGCCCAGGGGAATCGGTCCGCCGAAGCCTCCGGGTCGCCGCCCCGCACCGTCGTCGGGCGCAGGTCCGCGCCGATGCCCTCGTCGTCCCGCTGGTGGGTGAAGAAGAAGTGCTTGCGGCAGGTGTCGGGCCAGCCGCCGTCCGCCTCGGTCCAGAAGGCCTCGGGGTAGCCGCCGTAGAGGGGGACGAGTTCGTCCGGCGGCAGCCGCACCCCACCCCAGGCGGTCGACGTCCACAGGGGTGCCGCCAGACCGGCCTCCTGGGCCATGCGCTTCAGGGTGAGCAGATGGTCCGGCTGGTCGTACAGCTCGTTCTCGATCTGGATGGCGACGATCGGGCCGCCGTCGGCCCGGCCCAGGCCCCGGAGCTGCTCGGCGACGGCCGCGTACCAGGTGCGGACGGGGGCGAGGTAGGCCGGATCGTCGGTGCGCGGGGAGTCCGTGCGGACCAGCACCCAGTCGGGCAGGCCTCCGTTGCGTACCTCGGCGTGGACCCACGGGCCGATACGGGGGACGAAGTCCAGGCCGTGGCGGGCGCAGAGTTCGGCGAAGCGGCGCAGGTCACGATCGCCGTCGAAGCGGACGCGGCCCTCGCGCTCCTCGTGGTGGATCCAGATGACGTACGCGGCGACGACCGTCACCCCGCCCGCCTTCATCTTCAGCAGTTCCTCCTCCCACTCCCCCGCCGGGTAGCGGGAGTAGTGGAACTCGCCGGAGACGGGGAACCAGGGGCGGCCGCCCCGCGTGAGCACCCGGCTGCCGACCTCGATGGGGTCGGGCACGCCGGGCGCGTCGGCGAAGGGCAGGTGGCCCCGCCGCGAGGGGGCGCCGCTCCCTCGGAGGCGCACGCGGTGCGGCCGCGTCATCAGGGCTTCACCGGGCCCAGGTCGGGCGTGTCCGTGAACTCCGCGCGCGTGCTGGTCGTGGCGTTGAGCTCCAGCAGGACCAGGTCGTTGCTGCCCGGGCGCAGGACGGGGCCGGGGACGTACAGGGTGCGCTGGGGGCCCCGGTTCCAGTAGCGGCCGAGGTGGAAGCCGTTGATCCAGGCCTGGCCCTTGGTCCAGCCGGGCAGCGACAGGAAGGTGTCGGCGGGGGTGTCGACGTCGAAGGTGCCGTGGTGGAAGGCGGGGACGGTGACCGGGGTCGCGTCGGCGGCTGCGAAGGGGACCGTGGACAGGTCGGTCAGCGGGAGGCGGTGGGTGTCCCAGCCGAGCAGGGAGGTGCCGTTGAAGGTGACCGGGCCGAGGAGTCCCTTGGCGGCGCCGATGCGGGGGCCGTAGTTGACGCCGCCCATGTTCTCGACCAGTACGTCGAGCGTGGCGCCGGGGCGCGGGACGCGCAGCGGCAGCGTCTCGTCATGCCGTTCGCGTTCCAGCACGCCGACGGGGGCGCCGTCCACGAAGACCTGGGCACGGTCGCCGACCCCGCCGGCGAAGTGCAGCAGGCCGTCGCCCGCCTCGGGGAGCGTGGTGCGGTACAGGGCGTAACCGGAGCGCTGGCCGAACTCCTCCATGGTGAGCGGGTGTTCGCTGCGCGCCACGGCGGCGCCCGCGAGGGTGGTCGCGTACGGCAGCAGGGGTGCCCGGCGGTCCAGCTCCACGGTGAGGCCGGAGAGTCTGGGCGCGGGTGCCGGGACCGGCTCGTCCGGGACCGGCGCGTGGCGGGAGATCACCTCGCGGAAGGCGTGGTACTTGCGGCCCGGGTCGCCGGACTCGGTGAGGGCGGCGTCGTAGTCGTAGGAGGTGACGATCGGGGCGTAGCACTGGTCGTGGTTGGCGCCGTTGGTGAAACCGAAGTTGGTGCCGCCGTGGAACATGTAGATGTTGACGGAGGCCCCGGCGGCCAGCAGCTTGTCGAGGTCGGCGGCGGCGCTCTCCGCGTCCCGCACGTGGTGCTCCTCGCCCCAGTGGTCGAACCAGCCGATCCAGAACTCCGAGCACATCAGCGGCCCTTCGGGCATGTGGGCCCGCAGCGCCTTCAGGTTCTCGTCGATCCTGCCGCCGAAGGTGGCGGTGGACAGGACGCCGGGCAGGCTCCCGGCGGCCAGGTGGTGGGCGGAGCCCGCCTGGTCACACGTGAACAGCAGTTCCTCGACCCCGCGCGACCGCAGCGCCTGGTGCACGTGCTTGAGGTAGGCGGTGTCGTCGCCGTACGCCCCGTACTCGTTCTCCACCTGGACGGCGATGACCGGGCCGCCGTTCGCGGCCATGTACGGCAGCAGCGGGGGCAGCAGGATGTCGAGGTAGCGGTCGAGGGCGTCGGTGAAGCGGGGGTCGCTGGAGCGCAGCCGAATGTCCGTGTCCGAGGTGAGCCACGAGGGCAGACCGCCGCCGTCCCACTCGGCGCAGATGTACGGGCCGGGGCGCAGCAGGACGTGCAGGCCCTCCTCGCGGGCGAGCCGCAGATAGCGGGGCAGGTCCAGCAGGCCGTCCAGGACGAGGGCGCTGTCGGGGTCGGGCTGGTGGAGGTTCCAGGGGACGTACGTCTCCACGGTGTTGAGGCCCATCAGGCGGGCCTTGCGCAGCCGGTCCGCCCACAGGTCGGGGTGGATGCGGAAGTAGTGCATCGCGCCGGAGATGATCCGGAACGGTTCACCGTCGAGGAGGAAACCGTCGGACGACGTGGTCAGAGCGGGCGAGCGCAAGGCTGTTTCCCTTCGGCTGGGACGTGCGGGCAGGGTGGCGGGAAGCGACTGGGCTACGGCGAACCGGAGCTGGAGCGGGTGGCCCGGATGAGCCAGAGGGTGGCCGCCAGGCACACGGCCGAGACCGCGCCGAGCAGCAGGGGGACCGCGCGGACGCCGGACCACTCGATGGCCTTGCCGAGCGCCGGGCCGGCCGCCACTCCGCCGATCATGGAGGCTGCGATGACGAGCGCTCCGGCCCGGCGGGCGCGGGGTGCGGCAGCGTTCAGCCAGGGCAGGCCGGTGGGGAAGATCGGCGCGATGAACAGGCCGACGCCGGCGTAGGCGTAGGGGGCGAGTGAGGGCACCGAGGCCAGCAGCAGGCAGACCGTCATACCGGCGCAGGAGACGGTGATGATCGTCTGGGGGGAGTGGCGCAGGGCGATGGGGGCGACCAGGAAACGGCCGACCGTCATCATCAGCCAGTACACGGCGGTGGCGGTCGCGGCGGCCCCGGCGCCGTATCCGACCGTCTCCAGGTGGGTGGGTTCCCAGCCGCCGACGCCCGCCTCGATGCCGACGTGCAGGACGTAGAGGGCGACGAACACCGCGAGCACCGAGCCCAGGCTGCGGCCGAGCACCGAGCCGCCCGCCGCCGTGGCGGGAGCGCGGGCCGCGTCGGGTGCGGTGGTCGTGGCGGGTGCGGCGGAGGCGGGCGGGGACACCTGGTCGCGTACGCCGCGCAGGCAGAGCAGGAGGGGCAGGTTGGCGGCGGCGAAGGCGAGGAAGAGCGCCGGGTAGTGCTCGGCGCCGACGGCGGCGATCAGGGCGGGGCCGAGGATCGCGCCGATGCCGAAGTGGGCGTTGAGGATGTTCAGCATGGCGGTCGAGCGGTGGCCGAAGCCGACGGCGAAGAGCTGGTTGAGGCCGTAGTCGATGCCGCCGAACCCGAGTCCGGCGAGCAGGGCGGCCACCAGTCCGGCGGGCCAGTTCGGGGCGAGCGCGAAGCCCGCCGCGCCGAGGGCCATCAGCAGGTAGGAGGCGCCGAGGATCCGGCGGTTGCCCATGCGGCCGAAGAGCCGGTCGAAGAGCAGCACGCCGACGACACCGCCGATGAAGTGGGCGCTCAGCCCCAGCCCGGCAGCCGACGGCGACAGGTCGTGGGCGTCGCGGAAGGCGGGGATGGCGGGGCCGTACAGCGCCTGCAGCGCGCCGATGAGGACGAAGCCGACACAGGACGCGACCACGGCCGCAGGGTTGAACACCCTCGTCTCCGGGGCCGGTCGGATGTGCTTCACCTCTCGCGCGGTCGGTGTGTCGGGCACGCGGGACTCCGCCTCTCCGTGACTGGGCCACTGGCAGTGTTACCGGTAACATCACCAACGTCAAGATTGCCCGCGAGCCTGGGTGACGAGCGGTGCGGGCGCATCGGGCGGGGCCTGAGGGAGGCCGGTGGTAGCGAGGCGGGACGCACGCGCGTTCCGCCGGGGCCCGAGTAAAAGCGGGTGGTCGCCGGAGTCGGCCACGTGCTTCCATGCCGCGGTGAAGAGCGAGAAGGCAGTTGGGGAGAACGTGTCCGGCGAGAAGGTGCCCGGCGGCGACGCGGCCGACGGGAACGTGTCCGGTGACGACTCACCCGGCGCCGACCCACTGACCGCGAACGCATCCGACGCCGACACATCCGCCGAGCGCACGCCCAGCGCCGACGCACCCGCCGAGAACGCGTCCGACGCTGACGCGCGCCCCCAGAATCCGGACCGGCGTGTGCGACTTCGCGCCGGTGGCGACCTCGGGGACTGTGTCCGTGTGCTCGCGGAGGTCCACGCACGCGACGGCTACCCGGTGAACTGGCCCGAACGACCCGCCGAGTGGCTGTCGCCGCCCTCGCTCGTCGCCTCCTGGGTGGTGGAACAGGGCGGCCGGATCGCCGGTCACGTCGGTCTGTCCCGGAGCGACGCGGGCGATGCCGCGCCAGGGCTGTGGAGTGCCCGGACGGGGACGGGAGCCGACCGGATCGCCGTGATCAGCCGTCTCTTCGTCGCGCCGTCGGCCCGTGGCCGGGGGCTCGGGGCGACGCTCCTCACCCGCGCGGCCTCCGAGGCGCGGGAGCGCGGACTGCACCCGGTGCTCGACGTGGTGGCGTCCGACACCGCGGCGGCGGCCCTGTACGAACGGCTCGGCTGGCGACTGCTGGCCACGGTCGAACAGCGGTGGGGCCCGGACCAGACGGTGGCCGTCCGCTGTTACGCGGCGGCACCCTGATCGCGCCCTCGTCCCTGCACTCCCCCCGCTCCCGTCGGCCCGGAGCGGAGGGGTGGACGCGCCCGGGAGCGGGTGCCGGGCGCGCCCTGCGGTGGGGCCGGTCAGCAGATCGTCTGGGCGCTGTTGACCAGGCGGTTGTTGCGGAAGGTGGTGTTCTCGCCGCAGGGGCTCTCCCTGATGGACGAGTTGGTGACCGTCAGGTTCTGCACGGTGATGTCACGGTTGTTGGCGAACTCCGACCGTGCCGCGAGCCGGATCTCACCCCCGCCGGAGACCGTGCCGCTCTGGGCCACGAGGTTCACGTTGTAGCAGTTCTCGATCAGGATCGCGTTGTTGCCGGTGTTGGTGAGGTTGATCCGGTCGATGACCGCGCCACCGCTCTCGGAGACACAGAAGACACCGCGTCCGCCGCCGCGCGCGACCACCTCACCGACCCGGATGTTGGTCGGATACGCGCTGCCCACCCGGCCGTTGCGGTTGGCCATGCGGAACGCCGCGTACCCGGTGCCGGCGCCCGCCCCGTCCGCGTCCACCTTGGTGACCGTGGCGTTGATCGTCTGGTTGAGGAGCAGCCCGGACTCGCCCACGTTCCGGGCGGTCACCGTCCCGACGGTGAGCCCGTCGACGCCATACGTCTCGACCGCGTGGCTGCTCGCGCCCGCCACGTACACGTTGTCGATCCTGACGTTGCGCGTCCACTGGCTGGTGTCGCCCCGGTTGTCGATCCGTACGCCGAGGCCGCGCGATAGACGCATGTCGAGCTGGCCGAGGACGACGTTCTGGACGTTGCGCAGGAAGATCCCGTACAGCGGGGTACCGGTGAGGTTGAGGTGCTGGACCTCGATGTCACGGGTGCCCCGGGAGTAGACCGGCGCCTGGTCGCCCGAGCCCGTGCCCGTGACGTTGATCGTGCCGCACACGTCGAGCACGGTGTAGCTCGGCAGCGAGACCCGGGAGCCCGCCCCGATGGACCCGGAGCCGCGCACGACGACCCGTTCCTTCGAAGTGCGCCCGGAGGTGAGGCTGTTGACGGCGGCCTGCATCGCCGCGCGCATGTCGGTTCCGGTGTACGTGACCGTGCTGCCGCGCCGAGCGGTCCAGGTACCGCCGCTGAGCACGGCCTCGGCCTGGTACGAACCCTCGCCGCACGCCGCCGCGACCCGCGCCTCGGCGGCCGGGGCCGCCTCCAGTTCCTGGGCCGGACTCGCGGGCCCGGCCAGCGCGGCGGCACCGGTGAGCAGGGCGGTCGCACACGCGGCGGTGACGAGGGCGCGGGATCGGGTGCGAGTGTGGGTGCGGCGGGGGGTCGGACGTGCGGCGTCACCGAAAGCGCCGACGGCGGTGGGGGCTGTGGGCGTGGTCGTGGGCGTGGGCGTGGGCGTGGGCGTGGTCGTGGGGGCTACGGCTCTGCGTCCCATCTCGGCTTCTCCTGTGGGGGGTTCGGCCCGCCTGCCACGCGCTCACCGTCCGTCGCGTCCTTCTCGTCGAACTCGTTTCGGCAGGCGATTCCTAGGGCGGGCCGCGAGTGTGGCAAGCGCTTTCCACGGGAGTCAAGGGTCGAGTCGAAGCCGGAACTCTCGTGCAACTCTAGGTAACTCGCGGCCTCACGTATGGTCATGGGGCGCGAGAAAGAAAAGATACGAGATACGAGATATCGGGAGGGGCAGTTGGCGCTGGAGCCGGTCCGGTTCGCGGTGCTGGGGTCGGTCCGCGTGGAGCGGGCGGGGGTGGAACCGGCACTGGGCCCTCCTCAAGAGCGGGCGCTGCTGGGGCTGTTGCTCGTGCGGGCGGGACAGCCGGTCACGGTGAGTGAGATCGTCGACGTGCTGTGGGGCGGTCGACCGCCGGCCAGCGCGGTGAACGTGGTCCGCCGTCATGTGGGGTCGCTGCGGCGACTGTTGGAGCCGGGGCTGCCCAACCGTGCCGCCGGGCGGTGGCTGATACGGGACGCCGGCGGATACCGGCTCCTGGTCGACGCCGACTCCCTCGATCTGCTGCGGTTCCGCGAACTGCGGGACGAGGCCCGTCGGGTCGCGGCCGACCCGCGTGGGTCGGCGGCACGCGTCGTGGAACTGCTCACGGATGCCCTGGCACTGTGGCGGGGACCGGCCGGAGTCGGGCTGCCCGCCGAGGTCCGGGAGCGCGCCGGTTTCGCGGCGGTCGACCGTGAACGGACGGTGGCCGTGCGGGAGGCGGCCGACGCGGCGCTCCGGGCCGGCACCCCGGCCGTCGTACTGCCCCTGCTCCAGGAGGCCGTGCGCGACGCACCGCTGGACGAACCGCTGCTGGCCCGACTCGTCCGCACGCTGGCCGCCACCGGGTACGAGGAGCGGGCGCTGAGCACCTATCGGGCCGCCCGCGCGAAGCTCGCCGAGGAGTTGGGCATCGACCCGGGGCCCGAACTCCGCGACGCACACCGGGCCGTCCTGGACGGCACCGGGCTGGTCGAGGGCACGTCGTACGTGGGACCTCGGCGGGAGGAGGCGTCGTACGGCGGCCGTCGGCGTGCCGGGGGCGGGGACGCGGACGGTCCGCACGCCGCTGCGCGGCCGGAGGACGAGCCCGGCGAGGAGGTGCCACGCGAAGGCGACGGTCAGAACAACTCCGTTGCGCACGGCGGTAGTTCGCCGAAGGCAGCTCCCCCTTCCTCCGGCGCCGAGGGCGCCGCCGCCCTCACCGGCCCCCAGCCGTCGCCCTCCCCCGCACCCGTGGCCCAGGCCCCCACCCCAGTCCCAGCCGCGCCCCCGACCCAGACGCCGACCTCGACCTCGGCCCCACAGACGGCCCCGACCACCGTCCCCGCCCAACTCCCCCACGATCTACCGACATTCACCGGCCGTCGCGCCGAGCTGGACCAGGTCCTGGCACTCCTCACGGGGGACGGCGACAGCGGTACCGACAGCGACAGAACCGCCGACAGTGACAACGGTACCGACAGCGGGGGCGGCGCCGGCGGCGACAGCGGCACCGGCGGTGGTCACGCGCACCCCGCCGGCACCGTCGTGATCAGCGCCATCGGCGGGATGGCCGGCATCGGGAAGACCACGCTCGCCGTGCACTGGGCCCATCGGGTCGCGGACCGTTTCCCGGACGGGCAGCTCTACGTCAACCTCAGGGGGTTCGCGCCCTCGGGCGGGGTGATGAGCGCCGGGGAAGCCGTGCGGATCTTCCTCGACGCGTTGGGCGTACCGCCGGAACGCGTGCCGCACGGTGTCGACGCCCAGGCGGCGCTGTACCGGGGCCTGTTGGCGGGACGGCGGTTCCTGGTACTGCTGGACAACGCCCGCGACACCGAGCAGGTACGGCCGTTGCTGCCCGGGACGCCCGGCTGCCTGACCATCGTGACCAGCCGCAACCAGCTCACGGGCCTGGTCTCCGCGCACGGCGCGCACACGCTGGCGTTGCGTCCGCTGGACGCCACGCAGGCCCGGTCGTTCCTCGAACGCAGGCTGGGGGCCGGGCGCCTCGCGGGCGAGACACGGGCGGCGGCGGAGATCGCGGCACTGTGCGGAGGACTGCCGCTGGCGCTGGCCTGTGTCGCGGCACGGGCCGCCACGCACCCGGACTTCCCGCTGTCGGCGATCGCGGCGGAGCTGCGCGCGGCGCACGGCAGTCTGGACGCGTTCAGCCGGACGGACGCGGCCGCGAACGTCGGGGCGGTGTTCTCGTGGTCGTTGGGAGCAGTGTCGGCCGAGGCGGCGCTCCTCTTCCCGCTGCTCGCGCTGCATCCCGGCCCGGACTTCTCGGCGGCGGCGACGGCGTCGCTCGCCCGGCTGTCCGTGCGCCGCGCCCGGTCGCTCCTCGCCGAACTGGCCGACGTCCACCTCGTGGGTGAGCCCGCGCCAGGCCGTTACGCCCTGCACGACCTGCTGCGGGCCCACGCGACCGAACTCCTGGAGGAGCAGCACCCGACCGAACTCTCGGAGGCACCTCACCCGGCCGGACACCCGGAGGTACCTCACCAGGCCGTGCAGTCGGAGGAAGATGCCCAGGCCGGGCACCCGGCGGACACGCGGGAGGCGGCCACCGAGCGACTGTACGCGTACTACCTGCACACCGCGCACGCCGCCGAGCCGCTGCTCGCCCCGCACGCGGATCCCATGCCGCCGGGTCCGCCGCCGCCCGGCGTCCGCGCCGAACCGCTGGCCGACCATCCGCAGGCGCTGGCCTGGCTGACGGCCGAGTACCCGACGCTGCTGGCCGTCGTCGGGGCGGCGGCCAGGTCCGGCCGCGACCAGGTGGCGTGCCTGCTCGCCTGGTCGCTGGAGCCGTACTTCGACCGGCGAGGGCACTGGCACGACTGGACGACCGTCCAACGGATCGCGCTCGACGCGGCGCTGCGGACGGCGGACCCCGTGTGGGAGGCCAGGGGTCTGCGCGCGCTGGCCCGGGCGGAGAGCCGGCTCGGTCTGCACGGGTCGGCCCGGCTCCGTCTGGACCGCGCGCTGGCGCTCTTCACCGACGCGGGCGACACCGTCGGGCGGGCCGACACCCATCGCAGCCTCGGCTGGACCCACGACCAGGAGGGGGACCTGCCCGGCGCCCTCCGTCACAACCGGCTGGCCATGGAGCTCTTCCGGGACAGCGGCCGCCGCGCCGCGTACGCGAGCGTCCTCAACTCCGTCGGCTGGTACCACGCGCTGCTCGGCGAGCACCAGGAGGCGCTGAGCCACTGCCATCGGGCCCTGGCCCTGCTCCAGGAACTCGGCGACCGCTACGGCGAGGCCGCGACCTGGCACACCATCGCGTACGCCCACCACCACCTGGGGCGCCACCCGAACGCCCTCCTCGGCTACGGCCACGCGCTCGCCCTCTACCGGGAGTTGGGTGTGCCCTACCTGGAGGCCTGCACGCTCGTCCACATCGGTGACACCCATGCCGCGATGGGCGACCACGCCGGCGCCTTCGAGGTACGGCAGCAGGCTCTCACCGTCCTCATCACCCTCGGCCACCCGGACGCCGACCAGGTCCGGGCCCTGCTCACCACGAGCGAGCGCACCACGTGACCGACGCCGTGCGACACCGCCCCCTCGGCCCACAGGCCGGATCGCTGAGGTTCGACGTGCTGGGGCCGCTCCGGGTGCGTCGAGGTGAGGAGGAACTCGACCTCGGATTCCCCCAACAGCGAGCGTTGCTCGGCCTGTTGGTCGTACGCGTGGGCCAAGTGGTGCCTTTGCATGACGCGGTCGACGTCCTGTGGCCGCGACGGGCGCCGACGAGTGCGCGGAACGTGGTGCGCCGGTACGCCGGTTCGCTGCGGCGCCTGCTCGAACCCGGGCTGCCGCCCCGCGCACCCGGACGGCGATTGCTGCGCCGCGCCGGGGGCTATCTGCTGGAGGCCGACGAGGACGCCGTCGACCTGCTGCGTTTCCGCGCGCTCACCAATCGGGGCAAGCGGGCCGCGGCCACCGGGCGGTCGGAGGCTGCGGCGGGGTACTTCGTGGACGCGCTGCGCGAGTGGCGGGGGCCGGTGGCCAGAGGGATCCCGGCCGCCGTCCGGGAGCATGCCGTGTTCGGCGAAGTGGAACGCGAGTTGCTCCGCACGACCAGGATGGCCGCCGACGCGGCGCTCCTGTGCGGGAGGAGCGAGCAGGTGCTGCCCCGACTGCGCCAGGCCCTCGAACTGGACCCCCTGGACGAGTCGTTGCACGCCGCGCTCGTCATGGCCCTGGCCGCGTCGGGTCTCCAGGCGGAGGCACTGGCCGCCTACGAGCGCGTACGACGCCTGCTGGCCGAGGAGTTGGGCGTGACACCGGGCACGCACCTGACCTCGGCCCACACGAGGATGCTCCGACAGGAGTGGACCACGCCAGACCGGCCTCCGCCTCACTCCCCCACACCTCCACCACCTACCACGCAGCCTGAACCGCCCGCCCCACCATGGTCGGCAGCCGGATCGCCGCCGGCCGATCCGGACGTACCACTCACGCGACTGCCGCCCCCTCCCCCCGTCTTCGTCGGCAGACGGGCAGAACTCCGTCGTCTGGCGGAACTCACGGCCGTTGAGGAGACCGGCGAGGAAACCACACGACCGGCCGGACCTTCCGGAAGGGCGCCGACCACCGTGCTGATCAGCGGGATGCCCGGGATCGGCAAGACGGCACTCGCGGTGCGCTGGGCACACACGGTCGCCGAGCGCTTCCCGGACGGCCGACTCCACCTCGGGCTGCGGGGCTTCGACCCGGTGGAGCCCCCGCTGGAGCCGGCCGCGGCACTGCGCGCGCTCCTCACCGCGCTCGGGGTGCCGCCCGCGCGTCTGCCGAGCGGCACGGACTCGCTCGCCGGGCTGTACCGGAGCCTGCTGACCGGCCGGCGCCTGCTGGTGGTGCTGGACGACGCGGCCGACACCGAGCAGGTACGGCCGCTGCTGCCCGCGTCGCCCGGCTCGCTGACCCTGGTCACCAGCCGCAACGGCCTCTCCGGCCTCATCGCTTCGGGCGCCCACCCCCTCCGCCTGGACCTGCCGCCGACAGCGGACGCCCGAACCGCCTTGACGGCCCACCTCGGCCCCACCGGCCCACCGGCCGGACCGGAACCGGAGACGGAGACGGGGGCGGGGGCGGAGGCGGAGGCGGAGGCGGTCGACGAGATCGTGAGCCGGTGCGGCCGACTGCCACTCGCCCTGGCAATCATCGCGGCCCGCGCCACCCACCGGCCGCGCCCTTCCCCCGAATCCGCACCCGTCCTCCCCCTCGCGAACCTCACGAACCTCGTCGCCGAACTACGACAAACCCCGCGCGGACTCGACGCGTTCATCTCACCCGGCGGCACACCCGACCTCCGCGCCGTCCTCACCCGCTCCTACCGTCGCCTACCGCCGGAGCACGCCCGCCTGTTCCGTCTGCTGTCCCTGCACCCGGGCCCCGATCTGGACGCCGAGACGGCGGCGGCTCTGGCCGGACTCCCGATCCGGTCGGCCCGGCAGATCCTTGACGGCCTGGCCGACGCGCACCTCGTCGTAGAACGCACGCCCGGCCGCTACACCCAGCACGAGCTGCTGCGCGCCCTCTCCGCCGAGTTGACCGACGCGTACGGCAGTCCCTAGCAACCGGTGCCGACCGCCGTCACTTCACGGTCACTCTTTTTTCACATCCCCCTTCCTAGGCTCCGGGTGAAGTCACTGCACGGTGTGCTCGAACGGCCTTGGAGGTAGGCACAGATGACGAGGTCCGACATCGGCACCATCGCCCCGACCAGTCTCCGCACCATCACCCCGGCGGGTCTCCGCATCAGCATCCTCGGCGGGAACGCCGCCGAGCTGCCCGGGGAGGGACGGCCGGAAGCCGGGGCGTACCGGCTGACCGCGCGGGCCGGGGGCACGTACCTGTTCGTGGGGCTGCGCGGGACCCGGGAGCCGTCGGCCGCCCGGATCCCGGACCTCTCGCTCCACCCGGGCGACATCTGCTTCTACGACGCGAACCACCCGCCGTTGCTGGACTTCCCCGAGCACTGCCGCCTCAAGGTCTTCCTGGTCGCGCGCGAGGAGCTCGGGCTGGAGGACGGCGGCGACGACCTGCGGCGCGTCGTCGCGCAACCGGTGGCCCGGTCCACCCGGCTGGGAACCCTGCTGTCGCCGTTCCTGTCCGAGCTGGCCGACACGGCGGTCTCGGCGATCTCGGCGGAGCCCCCGGTCGGCGAGATGCTCGCCCGGAACGCCGTGAACCTGTTGGCCACGCTGGCAGCGGAGCAGTTGGGCCGGGCCCGCACCGGTGCGCAAGGCGGCGACCGGGGGGACACACCGGTCGGCCGTTCGCCGCTGATGGCGCGAGTCCTGCGGTACATCGACGCGCATCTCGCCGACGCGGACCTGTCGCCCGAGGTGAT encodes the following:
- a CDS encoding MFS transporter, giving the protein MPDTPTAREVKHIRPAPETRVFNPAAVVASCVGFVLIGALQALYGPAIPAFRDAHDLSPSAAGLGLSAHFIGGVVGVLLFDRLFGRMGNRRILGASYLLMALGAAGFALAPNWPAGLVAALLAGLGFGGIDYGLNQLFAVGFGHRSTAMLNILNAHFGIGAILGPALIAAVGAEHYPALFLAFAAANLPLLLCLRGVRDQVSPPASAAPATTTAPDAARAPATAAGGSVLGRSLGSVLAVFVALYVLHVGIEAGVGGWEPTHLETVGYGAGAAATATAVYWLMMTVGRFLVAPIALRHSPQTIITVSCAGMTVCLLLASVPSLAPYAYAGVGLFIAPIFPTGLPWLNAAAPRARRAGALVIAASMIGGVAAGPALGKAIEWSGVRAVPLLLGAVSAVCLAATLWLIRATRSSSGSP
- a CDS encoding beta-galactosidase is translated as MRSPALTTSSDGFLLDGEPFRIISGAMHYFRIHPDLWADRLRKARLMGLNTVETYVPWNLHQPDPDSALVLDGLLDLPRYLRLAREEGLHVLLRPGPYICAEWDGGGLPSWLTSDTDIRLRSSDPRFTDALDRYLDILLPPLLPYMAANGGPVIAVQVENEYGAYGDDTAYLKHVHQALRSRGVEELLFTCDQAGSAHHLAAGSLPGVLSTATFGGRIDENLKALRAHMPEGPLMCSEFWIGWFDHWGEEHHVRDAESAAADLDKLLAAGASVNIYMFHGGTNFGFTNGANHDQCYAPIVTSYDYDAALTESGDPGRKYHAFREVISRHAPVPDEPVPAPAPRLSGLTVELDRRAPLLPYATTLAGAAVARSEHPLTMEEFGQRSGYALYRTTLPEAGDGLLHFAGGVGDRAQVFVDGAPVGVLERERHDETLPLRVPRPGATLDVLVENMGGVNYGPRIGAAKGLLGPVTFNGTSLLGWDTHRLPLTDLSTVPFAAADATPVTVPAFHHGTFDVDTPADTFLSLPGWTKGQAWINGFHLGRYWNRGPQRTLYVPGPVLRPGSNDLVLLELNATTSTRAEFTDTPDLGPVKP
- a CDS encoding GNAT family N-acetyltransferase, giving the protein MLAEVHARDGYPVNWPERPAEWLSPPSLVASWVVEQGGRIAGHVGLSRSDAGDAAPGLWSARTGTGADRIAVISRLFVAPSARGRGLGATLLTRAASEARERGLHPVLDVVASDTAAAALYERLGWRLLATVEQRWGPDQTVAVRCYAAAP
- a CDS encoding beta-galactosidase, whose product is MTRPHRVRLRGSGAPSRRGHLPFADAPGVPDPIEVGSRVLTRGGRPWFPVSGEFHYSRYPAGEWEEELLKMKAGGVTVVAAYVIWIHHEEREGRVRFDGDRDLRRFAELCARHGLDFVPRIGPWVHAEVRNGGLPDWVLVRTDSPRTDDPAYLAPVRTWYAAVAEQLRGLGRADGGPIVAIQIENELYDQPDHLLTLKRMAQEAGLAAPLWTSTAWGGVRLPPDELVPLYGGYPEAFWTEADGGWPDTCRKHFFFTHQRDDEGIGADLRPTTVRGGDPEASADRFPWATCELGGGMAVAYHRRPRVEAADVGALGLTKIGCGSVWQGYYMFHGGTNPPGDLTPLQESHATGYPNDLPRLSYDFQAPLGEYGQYRPSYDELRLQHLMLADFGALIAPMESVLPESLPVGQDDRGTLRWAVRADDRSGFLFVNNHQPHEPLPDHPDTSFEVEFPGDGEVLSLPSAPVTIPQGAYFCWPLRLEVAGLRLDWATAQPVCTVDDGRGRTILVLAATDGIAPELALDLRTVTTVSAPPGAEVTTAGDRALVTGLRPGTDALVEVDTADGRRVGLLVLDAATARTAYRGPAWGAERLVLSADGGVVFDAHADEIRLHSAVGEPSFAVLPAPERAPVMTGATVKEAVDGVFVRYTLVVAEEDGRRGSGGADGALPVTLVRPPGAAPPVTTGVLGRASVPADEHFDTVAAEYEVVLPDDPPPGALLRLHWTGDVARAYAGERLVADQFFSGRVWEIGLDRLPAGALRLRVLPLGEGAPVYVPGRVGGSLVPAEVLGAECVTPRTWPLGPG